From one Candidatus Poribacteria bacterium genomic stretch:
- the aroA gene encoding 3-phosphoshikimate 1-carboxyvinyltransferase — translation MIEIQPLQKPINTTVTVPGSKSYTNRALLVAALAEGRSRLTGALFSDDTHYMCQALRRLGVQIEANEKGCTFEVVGNGGKIPVDHAELYIGNAGTAARSLVSYLALGKGEFTIDGDAPMRRSRPISDLLDALKQLDVDVRSKFDNDFLPLIVRANGLKGGKTCLDASKSSQFLTSLMLVAPYGEKGMGIEVVGEMKTPYIDITTSVMKGFGVDVAHDNYKFFYIEGGQRYQPREYAIEPDASNASYFFAAAAITGGRVRVTNLSMDSAQGDVQFVNVLEQMGCQVKRFGADIEVIGPDRLKGIDLDMKAISDTSLTLAAIAPFAESPVTIRNIEHTRHQETDRIHAMVTELRKLGVPVVERQDGVEISPAQITPAEIETYKDHRVAMSFSLIGLKVPGIWIKDPACVNKTFPTFFDVLTRLK, via the coding sequence ATGATCGAGATCCAACCCCTCCAGAAACCAATCAACACAACAGTCACAGTGCCCGGTTCAAAGAGCTACACGAATCGGGCATTGCTTGTCGCTGCGCTCGCTGAAGGACGTTCCCGACTGACAGGTGCTCTTTTCAGCGATGACACCCACTATATGTGTCAGGCGTTGCGGCGACTCGGCGTTCAGATTGAGGCAAACGAGAAGGGATGTACATTTGAAGTAGTTGGAAACGGCGGAAAGATCCCCGTCGATCACGCCGAACTTTATATCGGCAATGCAGGCACGGCAGCACGCTCGCTTGTCAGCTACCTTGCGCTCGGTAAGGGCGAATTTACCATCGACGGCGATGCGCCGATGCGTCGGAGTCGTCCCATTTCAGATCTGCTTGATGCGCTCAAGCAACTCGACGTTGATGTTCGTTCAAAATTCGATAACGACTTTCTACCGTTGATTGTTCGTGCAAACGGACTCAAGGGTGGGAAAACTTGCCTTGATGCCAGCAAGAGCAGTCAGTTCTTGACTTCGCTGATGCTCGTTGCCCCCTACGGCGAAAAAGGGATGGGGATTGAGGTCGTGGGAGAGATGAAAACACCCTACATCGATATTACCACCTCAGTAATGAAGGGGTTCGGCGTGGACGTGGCTCACGATAATTACAAATTCTTTTATATTGAAGGCGGGCAGCGCTATCAACCCCGTGAATACGCCATCGAGCCAGATGCTTCCAACGCCTCCTATTTCTTCGCTGCGGCTGCGATCACCGGTGGTCGCGTCCGAGTGACCAACCTTAGTATGGACTCCGCACAAGGCGATGTCCAGTTTGTCAATGTCCTAGAACAGATGGGCTGCCAAGTGAAACGTTTCGGTGCTGATATAGAAGTTATTGGACCAGATCGGCTCAAAGGAATCGATCTGGATATGAAAGCGATCTCCGATACATCGTTGACTCTCGCCGCGATTGCTCCCTTTGCGGAGAGCCCGGTGACCATTCGGAATATCGAACATACACGCCATCAAGAAACAGATCGCATACATGCCATGGTCACGGAACTCCGAAAACTTGGTGTCCCTGTCGTTGAGCGTCAAGATGGCGTTGAGATATCACCCGCCCAAATTACGCCCGCGGAGATTGAAACATATAAAGACCACCGGGTTGCAATGAGTTTTTCGTTGATTGGCTTGAAAGTGCCGGGGATTTGGATTAAAGATCCGGCGTGCGTAAACAAGACTTTCCCGACCTTTTTTGACGTGTTGACAAGGTTGAAGTAG
- a CDS encoding alcohol dehydrogenase catalytic domain-containing protein, with protein MKGVIFLGDRRATVKDFPDPEPGFGEVLVRMMATGICGSDLHIYRLSPDLLQGRENRIPGHEPSGIVEAVGEGVNRIKVGDSVCINHYRSCGHCKQCAAGYFQWCSESRGYGGPIDGSHADFVLTDERNCVVMPQSVSFTDGAFIACAGGTAYSAMCKLDVSGNTTLAVFGLGPVGLSGVLLAKAMGGYVIGVDVIDERIRLAERIGADIAINAQKEEPLDVIREIAGADGCDLAFEASGSPSGRMNAVKCLRRGGKAAFVGIGNNERVINPTEIINRELTLMGSYVLPLQQSYDLISFLDRRNLSFAPIVTHQFTIADGVEAYQIADHSRSGKVVFTWTAD; from the coding sequence ATGAAAGGTGTCATTTTTTTAGGAGATCGACGAGCGACCGTCAAGGATTTTCCCGATCCTGAGCCGGGTTTTGGGGAAGTCCTTGTTCGTATGATGGCAACCGGCATCTGTGGGAGCGACTTGCACATCTACCGCCTTAGTCCCGATCTGCTCCAAGGACGTGAAAATCGCATTCCCGGTCATGAACCGAGCGGTATTGTTGAGGCAGTTGGTGAAGGCGTAAATCGTATCAAAGTTGGCGATAGTGTTTGTATCAACCACTACCGCAGTTGTGGGCATTGTAAACAGTGTGCGGCGGGGTATTTTCAGTGGTGCTCCGAGAGCAGAGGGTACGGCGGTCCCATTGACGGTTCACACGCCGATTTTGTCCTCACCGATGAACGCAACTGTGTGGTCATGCCTCAATCCGTCAGTTTCACCGATGGCGCATTTATCGCCTGTGCCGGTGGAACTGCCTATTCTGCCATGTGTAAACTCGATGTGTCGGGAAATACGACGCTTGCAGTTTTTGGGCTGGGTCCCGTCGGATTGAGCGGTGTCCTGCTCGCGAAAGCGATGGGCGGCTATGTAATTGGCGTGGATGTCATCGATGAACGTATCAGATTGGCAGAACGGATTGGCGCAGACATCGCGATTAATGCCCAAAAGGAAGAGCCACTTGATGTGATTCGTGAAATTGCTGGAGCGGATGGATGCGACCTTGCGTTTGAAGCATCGGGCAGTCCATCGGGGCGCATGAACGCAGTGAAGTGTCTGCGGCGCGGTGGGAAAGCCGCTTTTGTCGGCATCGGCAACAACGAACGTGTGATTAATCCAACAGAGATTATCAATCGAGAATTGACGTTGATGGGATCTTATGTCTTACCGCTTCAGCAGTCCTATGACCTGATTAGCTTCCTAGATCGGCGGAACCTTTCATTTGCACCAATCGTGACGCATCAGTTTACGATCGCGGATGGTGTAGAAGCCTATCAAATTGCTGACCACTCTCGAAGTGGCAAAGTCGTGTTCACATGGACAGCGGACTGA
- a CDS encoding redoxin domain-containing protein: METFKDLKVGMAAPDFTLNDGNGAVHNLRDYLGKKNVVLAFYPKDFTGG, encoded by the coding sequence ATGGAAACATTCAAAGATCTGAAAGTTGGTATGGCAGCACCGGATTTCACACTCAATGACGGAAACGGAGCCGTCCATAACCTACGCGATTATCTAGGGAAAAAGAATGTCGTCTTGGCATTTTATCCCAAGGACTTCACCGGCGGCTGA
- a CDS encoding redoxin domain-containing protein: MSQIQGTDTVLLGVSVDDEASHKKFQEEEKFGFPLLADTKFEVSKVYSGIMERFQASNRSTFVIDKAGYIRAIDRNVNTQTHGEDLVKLINESIPGPIQVGQPAPDLIASDQDGNTHQLSSFEGKKNVVLAFYPKDFTGG; the protein is encoded by the coding sequence TTGAGCCAAATTCAGGGGACGGATACGGTCCTTTTAGGGGTTAGCGTCGATGATGAAGCCTCTCATAAAAAATTCCAAGAAGAGGAGAAGTTTGGGTTTCCTCTGCTCGCCGATACGAAATTCGAGGTCAGCAAGGTCTATAGCGGCATTATGGAAAGGTTTCAGGCTTCTAATCGATCGACCTTCGTTATTGACAAAGCAGGATATATTCGTGCAATAGATCGAAACGTGAACACGCAAACGCATGGAGAAGATCTCGTCAAACTAATCAATGAAAGCATTCCGGGGCCAATTCAGGTCGGGCAGCCTGCACCAGACCTTATCGCTTCTGATCAGGACGGCAATACCCATCAACTCAGCAGCTTCGAGGGGAAAAAGAACGTTGTGTTAGCGTTCTATCCCAAAGACTTCACCGGCGGCTGA
- a CDS encoding shikimate kinase: MRNIVLVGFMGTGKTSVGKRLADRLEMPMIDTDDIITEDSGMDIPDIFARYGEAHFRDLESAAVCKAANLEGHVISTGGGIVLRESNLDMLKRTGVVFCLTATSKEIWRRVGSETHRPLLQDPNPLSKIEQMLIERRPFYARADHQISTTGLSIKAVTDKIVEIFQQSLHSGRAVVKKN, encoded by the coding sequence GTGAGAAATATTGTCTTGGTTGGTTTCATGGGAACAGGCAAGACCTCAGTGGGGAAAAGACTCGCCGATCGGCTAGAGATGCCGATGATTGATACAGACGATATAATCACAGAAGACAGCGGAATGGACATCCCTGACATCTTCGCCCGGTATGGCGAAGCACACTTTAGGGATTTAGAGAGCGCAGCGGTTTGTAAGGCAGCGAATTTAGAGGGCCATGTGATCTCAACAGGCGGTGGGATTGTCCTGCGAGAATCAAATTTGGATATGCTCAAGCGTACAGGTGTTGTCTTCTGTTTGACAGCAACCTCAAAGGAGATTTGGCGACGTGTTGGGAGTGAAACGCACCGACCGTTGCTGCAAGACCCCAATCCATTGAGCAAGATTGAGCAAATGCTTATAGAACGTCGCCCTTTTTACGCCCGTGCCGATCACCAGATCTCAACCACAGGGTTATCAATTAAAGCGGTCACAGATAAAATCGTAGAGATATTTCAGCAGAGTCTTCATTCGGGGCGAGCGGTTGTAAAAAAGAATTAA
- the aroQ gene encoding type II 3-dehydroquinate dehydratase — MNILLIHGPNLQLLGRRQPEIYGSQTLDDINSHLCEIASKRSVDLKVFQANSEGAIVSFIGDNIDWADGVIINPAAYTHTSVAIRDALSAINLPVIEIHLSNVHTRESFRQHSYISPIAVGVICGFGAHGYDLALDAMIQVLQQAD; from the coding sequence ATGAACATCTTACTGATTCACGGACCCAATCTCCAACTCTTGGGAAGACGACAGCCCGAAATTTATGGCAGTCAGACGCTGGACGACATCAATTCGCATCTGTGCGAAATTGCTTCAAAACGGAGCGTTGATCTCAAGGTCTTTCAGGCTAATTCCGAAGGTGCAATCGTCTCCTTCATTGGGGACAATATCGACTGGGCGGATGGCGTTATCATCAATCCTGCGGCTTATACGCATACGAGTGTTGCGATCCGGGATGCTTTGTCCGCTATTAATCTCCCAGTAATTGAGATCCATCTCTCCAACGTGCACACCCGTGAGTCTTTTCGCCAGCATTCCTACATTTCCCCCATTGCTGTCGGGGTGATTTGTGGATTTGGGGCGCATGGCTATGATTTGGCGTTGGACGCGATGATTCAGGTTTTGCAGCAGGCAGATTGA
- the efp gene encoding elongation factor P yields MAALNDLRNGLVIRLDNIMYTIADCQHVKPGKGGAFARTKLKRVTDGAVIDRTFRSKDTIETVRLEERDMQYMYNDGTLLYFMDNETFEQHQLPENLLNDGMKFLKEGETIRVKVDQDIPVAIELPTFVELKIVDTDPGLRGDTASGGSKPATLETGGVVQVPLFVENGTTIKVDTRTGTYVERV; encoded by the coding sequence ATGGCAGCACTCAATGACTTACGAAATGGTTTAGTTATCCGACTCGATAACATTATGTATACTATCGCCGATTGTCAACACGTTAAGCCCGGCAAAGGGGGTGCGTTTGCTCGCACAAAACTCAAGCGGGTCACCGACGGAGCAGTTATCGATCGGACATTCCGCTCAAAAGACACAATCGAAACCGTTCGCCTTGAAGAACGTGATATGCAATATATGTATAATGATGGCACACTGTTGTACTTCATGGATAACGAAACCTTTGAACAACACCAACTACCGGAAAACCTTCTGAACGATGGAATGAAGTTTCTCAAAGAAGGAGAGACGATCCGGGTCAAAGTCGATCAAGATATCCCAGTAGCAATCGAATTACCAACATTTGTGGAACTTAAAATTGTTGATACAGATCCCGGCTTACGCGGCGATACCGCCAGTGGCGGGTCAAAGCCAGCAACGCTCGAAACAGGTGGGGTAGTCCAAGTGCCCCTATTTGTTGAAAATGGTACGACAATCAAGGTTGATACCCGTACAGGAACATATGTAGAGAGGGTTTAA
- the accB gene encoding acetyl-CoA carboxylase biotin carboxyl carrier protein: MPREKSPSATELLQQVCDIMEERDLTEVLLREDGITLKVRRGSEPVPVAFSQPNDTLPLPSAEQVESPAAQLSPEVGELVRSPMVGLFYASQSPEAAPYVEVGSVVSEDDTLCLIEAMKIFNDVKPDFPCEILEILVEDTTTVEFDQPLFRVRRM, from the coding sequence ATGCCGAGAGAAAAATCACCATCCGCTACAGAACTCCTGCAACAAGTCTGCGACATCATGGAAGAGCGAGATTTGACAGAGGTCCTTCTGCGCGAGGATGGTATTACTTTGAAGGTCCGGCGAGGCAGTGAACCTGTACCTGTCGCGTTTTCGCAGCCGAACGACACGTTGCCCTTACCAAGCGCGGAACAAGTCGAGTCTCCTGCGGCACAACTGTCACCAGAAGTGGGAGAACTCGTACGGTCACCGATGGTGGGACTGTTTTATGCCTCTCAATCGCCGGAAGCTGCGCCTTATGTGGAAGTTGGAAGCGTTGTATCAGAAGACGATACTTTGTGCTTGATTGAAGCGATGAAAATTTTCAACGATGTCAAGCCAGATTTTCCCTGCGAGATTCTTGAAATCCTCGTTGAAGATACAACGACTGTTGAGTTTGATCAGCCCCTATTTCGCGTGAGGCGGATGTGA
- the rsgA gene encoding ribosome small subunit-dependent GTPase A: MAMSVYAGTTLTEAQKIVEGDYSAFDWRERIIYPKVYLDMNPAIRDAENALDNDKDKPVVVTLLLKSEKMLVKNRVRRLSAIKAARIISDEELLKRTGYLFDNEKLVGLPEGVVMRASNGVYIVQCDVNRYQCSLRGKRDAFSKNQQVYVGDRVKVQMIDEKHGVIAAIMRRNSQYKRRGTQSKGVVLIPNLDRLVIVSSVKEPPIWQQMLDRFLVIAEASGVEPLICFNKIDTLEDRSEVDSMTALYEKIGYRTIITSATTGEGIEDLKVRLKGKISALSGLSGVGKSSLLNAIQPGLKLKTNEVNPRRGGRHTTVATQLYSLDLGGFIADTPGLRELHFWDIESRLMDRYFPEMNSLREQCTKDSCTHIREEGCAVQADLKTGGISKFRYQSYCEFQKSSN, from the coding sequence ATGGCAATGTCCGTTTACGCAGGCACAACTTTAACCGAAGCGCAAAAAATTGTCGAAGGTGACTACTCGGCTTTTGATTGGCGGGAGCGCATCATCTATCCCAAGGTTTATCTTGATATGAATCCAGCGATTCGGGATGCGGAGAATGCCCTTGACAACGATAAGGACAAACCGGTCGTTGTCACATTGCTGCTCAAATCAGAGAAAATGCTTGTCAAAAATCGTGTCAGACGTCTCAGTGCCATCAAAGCTGCGCGAATTATATCGGACGAAGAACTTCTAAAACGGACAGGCTACCTCTTCGACAACGAAAAATTGGTCGGACTTCCCGAAGGTGTCGTGATGCGTGCAAGCAATGGTGTTTACATTGTGCAGTGCGATGTGAATCGATATCAATGTTCACTGCGGGGAAAACGAGATGCGTTTAGTAAAAATCAGCAGGTCTATGTGGGCGACCGAGTCAAAGTTCAGATGATTGATGAAAAGCATGGCGTCATTGCAGCCATCATGCGTCGCAACAGTCAATACAAACGAAGGGGAACGCAGTCTAAAGGGGTTGTTCTCATTCCAAATCTTGATAGGCTCGTCATCGTTTCTTCCGTAAAAGAGCCACCAATCTGGCAGCAAATGCTGGACAGGTTCCTCGTTATCGCCGAAGCATCAGGGGTTGAGCCACTTATCTGTTTCAATAAAATTGACACGCTCGAAGACCGCTCAGAAGTGGATTCGATGACCGCGCTTTACGAGAAAATTGGTTATCGGACAATCATCACGAGTGCAACGACTGGCGAGGGAATCGAGGATTTGAAAGTGCGGTTGAAAGGTAAGATCTCGGCACTCTCTGGATTGTCGGGCGTCGGGAAATCCTCGCTCCTGAATGCCATTCAACCCGGCTTGAAATTGAAAACAAACGAAGTGAACCCGCGACGGGGCGGCAGACATACGACCGTTGCAACCCAACTTTATAGCTTGGACCTGGGCGGTTTTATCGCCGATACGCCGGGGCTTCGCGAGCTGCACTTTTGGGACATTGAGTCTCGCTTGATGGACCGCTATTTTCCAGAGATGAATTCGCTCCGAGAGCAGTGTACGAAAGATTCTTGTACACATATTCGTGAGGAAGGTTGTGCGGTGCAAGCGGACCTAAAAACAGGGGGCATCTCGAAGTTTCGGTATCAGAGCTATTGTGAATTTCAAAAATCGAGCAATTAG
- the ilvD gene encoding dihydroxy-acid dehydratase → MQNELKRQSYVITDGPDRAAARAMLMFGDDGLKPEDLDKPIVGVANTWIEIGPCNYHLRRLAAKVKEGIRAAGGTPLEFNTVSISDGISMGTEGMKASLISREVIADSIELVCRGNMFDAVITLCGCDKTVPGTVMALARLDIPSLTLYGGSIMPGRFQDEDVTIMEVFEAVGVHAAGKITIEELDDLISKGCPGPGACGGQYTANTMATAVEILGMAPMGSGSVPAVDKNKDDVAFQAGQLVMEMLAADRRPSQIITRRSLENAISSVATTAGSTNGVLHLLAIAHEANIPLTIDDFEEIRSKTPIYVNLRPGGRFVAADLHDAGGIQLVAKRLMEAGRLHADELTVTGQTIGEAAASAVETEGQEVVFPVSKPIKPTGGFAILKGNLAPDGCVIKLAGHDRTVHRGPARVFEREEDTFAAIKDGTIQPGDVVVIRYEGPAGGPGMREMLGVTAAIVGAGLGEDVALMTDGRFSGATHGFMICHIAPEAAHGGPIAILRDGDIVVIDAEALRIDVELSDEEIQARLDEWTPPAPRYTRGVMAKYARLVSSASEGAVTG, encoded by the coding sequence ATGCAAAACGAACTTAAACGTCAAAGCTATGTGATTACTGATGGTCCAGATCGAGCAGCAGCACGCGCCATGTTGATGTTCGGCGACGATGGACTAAAGCCTGAAGATCTGGATAAGCCGATCGTGGGGGTCGCCAATACATGGATTGAGATTGGACCTTGCAACTACCACCTCCGCCGCCTTGCTGCAAAAGTGAAGGAAGGTATCCGGGCAGCAGGTGGTACACCTCTCGAATTTAATACAGTCAGCATTTCAGATGGAATTAGCATGGGCACCGAGGGAATGAAGGCATCGCTCATCAGCCGAGAGGTGATCGCGGATTCCATCGAACTGGTTTGTCGCGGCAATATGTTTGACGCGGTTATTACGCTTTGCGGATGCGACAAAACTGTGCCCGGCACAGTGATGGCACTGGCCCGTCTAGACATACCCTCTCTGACGCTTTACGGCGGATCAATTATGCCCGGTCGTTTTCAGGACGAAGATGTGACAATTATGGAGGTTTTTGAAGCGGTGGGGGTGCACGCTGCAGGTAAAATCACTATCGAAGAACTTGATGACCTTATCAGCAAAGGCTGCCCCGGTCCAGGCGCTTGTGGTGGTCAATACACCGCCAACACAATGGCAACCGCTGTCGAGATTCTTGGGATGGCACCAATGGGTAGTGGCAGCGTCCCTGCAGTGGATAAAAATAAAGATGATGTTGCATTCCAAGCAGGTCAGTTGGTTATGGAAATGCTAGCTGCTGACCGACGCCCTAGCCAAATCATCACCCGACGTTCGCTCGAAAACGCAATATCCTCGGTGGCGACAACCGCCGGTTCAACGAATGGCGTCCTTCATCTGCTCGCAATTGCACACGAAGCCAATATTCCATTGACAATCGACGACTTTGAAGAAATCCGATCAAAGACACCAATCTATGTAAACCTCAGGCCCGGCGGACGTTTTGTCGCCGCAGATCTGCATGACGCTGGCGGCATTCAGCTTGTTGCCAAACGTCTGATGGAAGCTGGACGCCTCCACGCCGACGAACTCACCGTAACGGGACAGACTATCGGTGAAGCAGCTGCCAGTGCTGTCGAAACAGAGGGGCAGGAAGTTGTCTTCCCTGTGTCGAAACCGATTAAACCAACCGGTGGGTTCGCAATACTCAAAGGCAATCTCGCTCCCGATGGCTGTGTCATTAAATTAGCCGGCCATGATAGAACCGTCCATAGAGGTCCAGCGCGTGTCTTTGAACGCGAGGAAGACACCTTTGCAGCGATTAAGGACGGCACTATCCAGCCGGGCGATGTGGTTGTTATCCGCTACGAAGGTCCCGCTGGGGGTCCCGGTATGCGAGAAATGCTCGGTGTTACTGCCGCAATCGTCGGGGCCGGACTGGGTGAAGATGTCGCCCTCATGACAGATGGCAGGTTCTCCGGTGCCACGCACGGCTTCATGATTTGTCATATTGCGCCGGAAGCGGCACACGGCGGACCGATTGCGATACTACGTGACGGCGACATTGTCGTGATAGACGCCGAAGCACTTCGGATTGACGTTGAGCTTTCGGACGAGGAAATCCAAGCGCGACTCGACGAATGGACACCTCCAGCACCGCGTTACACCCGTGGGGTGATGGCGAAATATGCTCGTCTCGTGTCATCAGCGTCCGAAGGCGCTGTGACCGGATAA
- the rlmB gene encoding 23S rRNA (guanosine(2251)-2'-O)-methyltransferase RlmB encodes MQDKIVGRNSVLELLRRGNREIERILIAQGNNHPRLRQIRVIAEKSGIRCDFTPRRELDPMETDVPHQGVIALVSPASYIDLPSLITNAQGSNHPPLFIMLDQVQDPRNLGAIIRTADAVNADGLILPKDRAAGITTAAHKASAGSSEYVSIAQVTNLARTIEILKDAGIWVIGADQTAPTSYTQADLTAPTCLVLGNEAEGLRRLVKEKCDLLIHLPMFGHVPSLNVSVAAGVLLYEVIRQRGNTDSVSERVKTG; translated from the coding sequence GTGCAAGATAAAATTGTCGGTCGAAATTCAGTGCTGGAACTCCTACGCCGCGGCAACCGTGAAATTGAACGGATTCTTATCGCACAAGGAAACAACCACCCGCGCCTCCGGCAAATTCGTGTCATCGCTGAGAAAAGCGGCATCCGCTGCGATTTTACACCACGTCGGGAATTAGATCCGATGGAAACCGATGTTCCACATCAAGGGGTTATCGCCCTTGTCAGTCCTGCCAGTTATATCGATCTTCCAAGTCTCATCACAAACGCACAAGGCTCGAATCATCCACCGCTATTCATTATGCTCGATCAAGTGCAGGATCCCCGGAATCTCGGCGCAATTATTCGCACAGCGGATGCCGTCAATGCTGACGGACTCATCCTTCCGAAGGATCGAGCCGCCGGCATTACAACTGCTGCACACAAAGCCTCGGCGGGCAGCTCTGAGTATGTGTCAATCGCTCAAGTGACCAACCTTGCCCGAACGATTGAGATCCTCAAGGACGCTGGCATCTGGGTGATTGGCGCGGATCAGACAGCCCCCACGTCTTACACGCAGGCAGATTTGACAGCGCCGACTTGCCTTGTCCTCGGTAATGAGGCAGAGGGACTTCGTCGTCTCGTTAAGGAGAAATGCGACCTACTGATCCACCTCCCCATGTTTGGGCATGTCCCATCGCTCAACGTTTCGGTCGCCGCGGGCGTTCTGCTGTACGAAGTCATCCGTCAGAGAGGGAATACCGATTCAGTATCAGAACGTGTGAAAACGGGTTAA
- a CDS encoding glycosyl hydrolase, producing MQINDSITVEQLKPKLEHLFELSGKKILAIEDTWPPEKGTPVFTVAGQYTTRGWTEWTQGFQFGSALLQFDATDDEQFLEIGRKNTVEKMAPHLTHIGVHDHGFNNVSTYGNLRRMILEGRIPHNDWELHFYELALKASAAVQASRWSKTKDGKGYIPSFNGPHSLFADTIRSLRALALGHSLGHVLMGENDQPIPLLERLLHHSETTATYNVYYGDGRDAFDIRGRVAHESIFNMNDGNYRCASSQQGYSPFTTWTRGLAWIITGYAEQLEFFETLADDDLTPYGGKARAIDHILKAARATSDFYIENTALDGIPYWDTGAPRLAQLGFYLEQPADPFNDVEPVDSSAAAITAQGLIRLGNYLKKQGEQAAGKRYYQAGLTVAATLFAEPYLSESDEHQGLILHSIYHRPNGWDHIPEGSAIPCGESSMWGDYHARELGLLLLRELENQPYPTFWGK from the coding sequence ATGCAGATCAACGACTCAATCACCGTCGAACAACTCAAACCGAAACTTGAGCATCTGTTTGAACTTTCGGGAAAGAAGATTCTGGCAATCGAAGATACATGGCCCCCTGAAAAAGGAACGCCGGTGTTCACTGTTGCCGGTCAGTATACCACGCGAGGGTGGACGGAGTGGACGCAGGGATTCCAATTCGGTTCCGCACTTTTGCAATTCGATGCAACAGATGACGAGCAGTTCCTCGAAATCGGGCGGAAGAATACGGTCGAAAAGATGGCACCCCATCTGACGCATATCGGCGTACACGACCACGGGTTCAACAACGTCTCGACCTATGGTAATTTAAGGCGTATGATCCTTGAGGGACGTATCCCGCATAACGATTGGGAACTCCATTTCTACGAGCTTGCGTTGAAAGCGTCGGCAGCGGTGCAGGCGAGTCGCTGGTCAAAGACAAAGGATGGGAAAGGCTATATCCCCTCTTTCAATGGTCCCCATTCACTTTTTGCGGACACTATCCGCTCGTTGCGAGCGTTGGCGTTGGGACATAGCTTAGGGCATGTACTGATGGGCGAGAACGACCAACCAATCCCTTTGCTAGAACGACTGTTGCACCACTCCGAGACAACCGCAACCTATAACGTCTACTACGGCGACGGCCGCGATGCGTTTGACATACGTGGGCGTGTCGCGCACGAATCGATCTTTAACATGAACGACGGCAATTACCGCTGTGCAAGTAGCCAGCAGGGATATTCACCATTTACAACATGGACGCGAGGACTCGCTTGGATTATCACCGGCTATGCCGAGCAACTGGAGTTCTTTGAGACGCTGGCAGACGATGATCTTACCCCCTATGGTGGGAAGGCAAGGGCAATCGATCATATACTGAAAGCCGCCAGAGCAACCTCCGATTTTTATATTGAGAACACAGCCTTAGACGGCATCCCATATTGGGACACCGGGGCACCACGGCTAGCTCAACTTGGATTCTATCTCGAACAACCTGCAGACCCGTTCAACGATGTTGAACCTGTGGATAGCTCCGCAGCCGCCATCACCGCGCAGGGGTTGATTCGACTAGGAAATTACCTCAAGAAACAGGGAGAACAGGCAGCAGGAAAACGCTACTATCAGGCGGGATTAACGGTTGCTGCTACGCTCTTTGCCGAACCGTATCTTTCGGAATCTGACGAGCATCAGGGCTTAATCCTGCATTCAATCTACCATCGTCCAAACGGTTGGGATCATATTCCTGAAGGTAGCGCGATTCCCTGTGGCGAATCGTCGATGTGGGGCGACTATCACGCACGAGAACTTGGATTGCTTCTGCTACGGGAATTGGAGAATCAACCTTATCCGACTTTTTGGGGGAAATAG